From Polyangiaceae bacterium, a single genomic window includes:
- a CDS encoding transpeptidase family protein — protein MPTTPERREGIRRRISVIAAVMACFLGMVLASGYTLMVHDGEAWREVAEKQRQRRLHVQPKRGTIYDRNGSALAVSVEVPSVSLDAIELMRGVPRDREPEVARAAAARIASALGLDAAKVERKILRKRRFSWLKRRISAEEAEKIREMSSIERGKDRVRGLVVEGEGRRYYPRRELLGPLLGFVAPDGEGKDGLEVSLNQELSGHVEQLSGLRDRSGRLLFADGVSDEQALAGHNVYLTIDQGIQFVAERELAAAARLHEAVGASVIVIEPDTGAILAMASWPGYNPNDYRESDPEERRDRSLSDRFEPGSSMKIFTLAAGMASGAIQPTQKLYCEKGLMAVDNVTIRDTHPSEWLTISEVLAYSSNICSAKIGLSMGGNKLYDYYRRFGFGQPTDVPLPGESGGTLRPRGRPWVQVETAAASFGQGISVTNLQMAMATAAIANGGNLMEPMLISRVETASGELVREGAPKVRRRVVPARIARIVAEMMIGVTEGDATGTEAAIDGFEVAGKTATAQKTDPATGRYSLDKYVASFVGFVPAKNPKIAIAVMVDEPMLDHAGGSVAAPVFRRVAQSALKYKGLTPKGTKRADVTKLGAEPDPAQAAIEALRQRQGLKPPVQEVVKTGSPGRGQVKVPDMTGWPMREAVQKLGELGVKGKVQGSGLVARQEPPPGAVIDKGAELTLIFEPAS, from the coding sequence ATGCCTACGACGCCCGAGCGGCGCGAGGGCATTCGGCGCCGCATCTCGGTCATTGCCGCGGTGATGGCGTGCTTCCTCGGCATGGTCCTGGCTTCGGGCTACACCCTGATGGTTCATGATGGCGAGGCATGGCGCGAAGTGGCTGAAAAGCAGCGCCAGCGCCGGCTCCACGTGCAGCCGAAGCGCGGTACGATCTACGATCGCAACGGGTCGGCTCTGGCCGTCAGTGTCGAGGTGCCGAGCGTCAGCCTGGACGCCATCGAGTTGATGCGTGGAGTGCCCCGTGACCGCGAACCAGAGGTCGCCCGTGCGGCTGCCGCGCGGATCGCATCCGCGCTGGGGCTCGACGCCGCCAAGGTCGAGCGCAAGATCTTGCGCAAGCGCCGCTTCAGCTGGCTCAAGCGCCGCATCAGCGCCGAAGAGGCGGAGAAGATTCGCGAGATGTCGTCCATCGAGCGCGGCAAAGATCGCGTGCGTGGCCTGGTCGTCGAAGGTGAGGGACGTCGCTACTACCCGCGCCGCGAGCTGCTGGGGCCCCTGCTCGGCTTCGTCGCGCCCGATGGTGAGGGTAAAGATGGCCTCGAGGTGAGCCTGAATCAGGAGCTCTCTGGGCACGTGGAGCAGCTCTCCGGATTGCGCGACCGCAGCGGCCGTCTGCTGTTCGCTGACGGCGTCAGCGACGAGCAAGCGCTCGCGGGGCACAACGTCTACCTGACGATCGATCAAGGCATTCAGTTCGTCGCCGAGCGGGAGCTCGCAGCGGCGGCGCGCTTGCACGAAGCGGTGGGCGCCAGCGTGATCGTGATCGAGCCCGACACCGGCGCGATCCTCGCGATGGCGAGCTGGCCTGGCTACAACCCCAACGACTACCGCGAGAGCGACCCCGAAGAGCGACGCGATCGCAGTCTCTCCGATCGATTCGAGCCCGGCTCCAGCATGAAGATCTTCACGCTAGCTGCCGGCATGGCTTCTGGCGCGATTCAGCCGACTCAGAAGCTCTACTGCGAGAAGGGACTGATGGCGGTGGACAACGTCACCATCCGCGACACCCACCCCTCGGAGTGGCTCACCATCAGCGAGGTCCTCGCGTACTCGTCGAACATCTGCTCTGCGAAGATCGGCCTGTCGATGGGCGGGAACAAGCTCTACGACTACTACCGGCGCTTCGGCTTCGGTCAGCCGACGGATGTCCCGCTACCAGGTGAGTCCGGCGGCACGTTGAGGCCACGCGGGCGCCCCTGGGTTCAGGTCGAGACGGCGGCTGCTTCGTTCGGTCAAGGTATCAGCGTCACGAACCTGCAGATGGCGATGGCGACTGCCGCGATCGCCAACGGTGGGAACCTGATGGAGCCCATGCTGATTAGCCGGGTGGAAACTGCCAGCGGTGAGTTGGTCCGCGAGGGGGCGCCCAAGGTGCGGCGTCGCGTCGTGCCCGCCCGCATCGCGCGAATCGTCGCGGAGATGATGATCGGCGTGACCGAAGGTGACGCGACGGGTACCGAAGCCGCCATCGATGGCTTCGAGGTCGCGGGCAAGACAGCGACCGCGCAGAAGACGGACCCCGCGACAGGCCGCTACTCCCTCGACAAGTACGTGGCTTCTTTCGTTGGCTTCGTGCCCGCGAAGAACCCCAAGATCGCGATCGCGGTGATGGTAGACGAGCCGATGCTCGATCACGCAGGTGGCTCCGTGGCAGCGCCGGTGTTTCGTCGCGTCGCCCAGAGCGCCCTCAAATACAAGGGACTGACACCCAAGGGGACGAAGCGCGCGGATGTGACCAAGCTGGGCGCCGAGCCCGATCCGGCTCAGGCTGCGATCGAGGCGTTGCGACAGCGTCAAGGGCTCAAGCCCCCGGTGCAAGAGGTCGTGAAGACCGGTTCCCCGGGGAGAGGCCAAGTGAAGGTTCCCGACATGACCGGCTGGCCCATGCGCGAGGCCGTACAGAAGCTCGGCGAGCTGGGCGTGAAGGGCAAGGTTCAAGGCTCCGGACTGGTCGCCCGCCAGGAGCCACCGCCCGGCGCAGTGATAGACAAGGGCGCCGAGCTGACGTTGATCTTCGAACCGGCTTCCTGA
- a CDS encoding cell division protein FtsL, translating to MKRSARPFLVLWLLAVVAATSAFVLYLSLRVRSVELGYSLGRAHARVARLREVKRVLELEIASHKTPERVDLVARTLLGMSEPSPDRIMPAGPLPTVDEGDEEESEVGPSVAGDVP from the coding sequence ATGAAACGCAGTGCGCGACCCTTCCTGGTTCTGTGGCTCCTCGCAGTTGTCGCTGCGACGAGTGCGTTCGTGCTCTACTTGAGTCTGCGGGTGCGCTCCGTAGAGCTTGGGTATTCCCTCGGTCGCGCTCACGCCCGCGTCGCTCGCTTGCGTGAGGTCAAGCGTGTGCTCGAGCTCGAGATCGCGAGCCACAAGACGCCGGAGCGCGTCGACTTGGTGGCGAGGACGCTGCTCGGGATGAGTGAACCCTCTCCCGACCGCATCATGCCGGCGGGGCCGCTGCCCACAGTGGACGAGGGCGATGAGGAAGAGTCGGAGGTTGGTCCCTCCGTTGCTGGAGACGTGCCGTGA
- the rsmH gene encoding 16S rRNA (cytosine(1402)-N(4))-methyltransferase RsmH: MNLAELLLPEEQPLMHLTVMRSEVVRALAPQAGGLYLDCTAGGGGHAAALLEAGPLSRVVACDRDLDAVGRAKERLAEFGERATVVHTDFEGIEAWLEQAGLGQVDGLVADLGISSFQLDDGERGMSFRFTGPLDMRMDQSRGPTALELIESLSQDELADVIYQLGEERRSRRVARCIKQAEEAGELATTADLRRAVVRAVGPRRVGGVDPATKTFQALRIAVNDELGQLKSLMAIASRVVKPGGLAAFISFHSLEDRIVKRAFMERETWERLTKKPLLPSDEERTQNPRARSAKLRVGRRIDDTEPELGFGSEEDASDY, from the coding sequence ATGAACCTGGCAGAACTCCTTCTACCGGAAGAGCAACCGCTGATGCATCTCACCGTAATGCGCTCGGAGGTCGTGCGCGCTTTGGCGCCACAGGCCGGAGGCTTGTACCTGGACTGCACCGCAGGAGGCGGAGGTCACGCCGCTGCGTTGCTCGAAGCGGGACCCTTGAGTCGCGTGGTCGCTTGCGACCGCGACCTCGACGCCGTGGGGCGCGCGAAGGAGCGCCTCGCAGAGTTTGGGGAGCGTGCGACGGTGGTCCACACCGACTTCGAGGGCATTGAGGCTTGGCTAGAGCAGGCCGGCCTCGGGCAAGTCGATGGGCTGGTCGCCGACCTGGGCATCAGTTCGTTCCAGCTAGACGATGGGGAGCGGGGCATGAGCTTCCGCTTCACCGGTCCTTTGGACATGCGCATGGACCAAAGCCGGGGTCCGACGGCGCTCGAGTTGATCGAGAGCTTGAGTCAGGACGAACTGGCGGACGTCATCTACCAGCTCGGCGAGGAGCGTCGTTCCCGCCGCGTGGCTCGTTGCATCAAGCAGGCTGAGGAAGCCGGGGAGCTTGCTACGACCGCCGACTTGCGCCGCGCGGTGGTCCGCGCCGTGGGGCCTCGGCGCGTGGGCGGCGTGGATCCGGCGACGAAGACCTTTCAAGCGCTGCGCATCGCGGTGAACGACGAGCTGGGTCAGCTGAAGAGCCTGATGGCCATCGCCAGTCGAGTGGTCAAGCCCGGCGGACTGGCCGCGTTCATCTCGTTTCACTCCCTGGAGGACCGCATCGTCAAGCGGGCCTTCATGGAGCGTGAGACCTGGGAGCGCTTGACCAAGAAGCCGCTGCTCCCCAGCGACGAGGAGCGCACGCAGAACCCGCGGGCACGCAGCGCGAAGCTGCGCGTCGGCCGCCGTATCGATGACACCGAGCCGGAGCTCGGCTTCGGATCCGAGGAGGACGCGAGCGACTACTGA
- the mraZ gene encoding division/cell wall cluster transcriptional repressor MraZ: protein MEWKANMFRGQFVQKIDAKGRVSMPARFREALASSGDARFILTPAPFDPCLHVFGLRAWEEIERRISELPSHDRNVVRFRRQYVSAAVECETDRAGRVLVPPHLRDQASLDKDLLWAGMGKNIELWSKENWDQALEISPEDEASYRNAVEQFPL, encoded by the coding sequence ATGGAATGGAAAGCCAACATGTTCCGCGGGCAGTTCGTTCAGAAGATCGACGCGAAAGGACGCGTCAGCATGCCCGCGCGATTTCGCGAGGCGCTGGCGAGCTCCGGTGACGCGCGCTTCATCCTGACGCCTGCGCCGTTCGACCCGTGCCTTCACGTGTTTGGGCTACGCGCCTGGGAAGAGATCGAGCGCCGCATCAGCGAGCTGCCGAGTCACGACCGCAACGTGGTGCGTTTCCGTAGGCAATACGTGTCCGCCGCTGTCGAGTGCGAGACCGATCGCGCTGGCCGCGTCCTCGTCCCGCCTCATCTCCGCGACCAAGCGAGCCTCGACAAGGACCTCTTGTGGGCCGGGATGGGGAAGAACATCGAGCTCTGGTCCAAGGAGAACTGGGATCAGGCCTTGGAGATCAGCCCGGAGGACGAGGCGTCCTACCGCAACGCCGTGGAGCAGTTTCCGTTATGA
- a CDS encoding 16S rRNA (uracil(1498)-N(3))-methyltransferase, which produces MARTLRVFVCPLAAGEQLLDPDAAHYVARVHRLAAGEELVLFDPSAGTEAVATLLEVGKKRVRVRAEEPHEVPDIGCLPVRLVQAMGKGDKPERVVKEATALGVSQVVLLESERGTPRVAHTDGRATQRRRRLEASAIDAARQSGRPRIPQVIGPLALEDYLGEVTERCLVLDPRGNVGLLDVLDELSPDADAAVEIWIGPEGGFAPAELELLEARGARRVRFGPLVLRTETAACAVLGAALAWVQRSFAQATRP; this is translated from the coding sequence ATGGCTCGAACCCTCCGCGTCTTCGTGTGCCCACTTGCCGCCGGGGAGCAACTGCTGGACCCCGATGCGGCCCACTACGTCGCCCGCGTGCACCGCCTGGCGGCGGGCGAAGAGCTGGTGCTGTTCGACCCCAGCGCCGGGACCGAGGCCGTCGCGACCCTGCTCGAAGTCGGCAAGAAGCGCGTGCGCGTGCGCGCCGAGGAGCCCCATGAGGTGCCAGACATCGGGTGCCTGCCTGTGCGCTTGGTGCAGGCGATGGGCAAGGGGGACAAGCCCGAACGGGTCGTCAAGGAGGCTACGGCTCTCGGCGTGAGTCAGGTGGTGCTGCTCGAGAGCGAGCGTGGGACGCCGCGAGTTGCCCACACCGACGGCCGGGCCACTCAGCGAAGGCGGCGCCTGGAGGCTTCCGCGATTGATGCCGCACGGCAAAGCGGTCGACCACGCATTCCCCAGGTCATAGGCCCGCTGGCGCTGGAAGACTACTTGGGCGAGGTGACGGAGCGTTGCCTCGTTTTGGATCCTCGAGGTAACGTGGGATTGCTCGACGTGCTAGACGAACTCTCGCCAGACGCCGACGCAGCTGTGGAGATCTGGATCGGACCCGAAGGCGGCTTCGCGCCCGCTGAACTCGAGCTCTTGGAGGCGCGCGGCGCGCGGCGGGTACGCTTCGGGCCGCTCGTGCTGCGTACCGAGACGGCGGCTTGTGCGGTGCTCGGCGCCGCGCTGGCCTGGGTCCAGCGCTCTTTCGCTCAGGCCACTCGACCGTAG
- a CDS encoding metallophosphoesterase yields the protein MEARTVIVGDVHGCSEELAALREQVGAAPGTRWVFVGDLVARGPDTLGVLRQVRELGARAVLGNHEDRLLKVRDARARGKKPPHLGPSHADVYQRMSAADWEVLDAMTPYLELPEHGVLVVHAGIDPRLELTEQRLDVLTRMRSWEGGPAKRQPSDRFREESWAASYSGDRHVVFGHNARLGLQLHPHATGLDSACVYGGRLSALVLEPHERPRTVSERASQIVSVPALASYFAV from the coding sequence ATGGAAGCTCGCACCGTCATCGTAGGTGATGTCCACGGCTGCTCCGAGGAGCTCGCAGCCCTCCGAGAGCAGGTGGGCGCTGCGCCCGGCACACGCTGGGTGTTCGTAGGCGACCTGGTGGCTCGTGGGCCGGACACCCTTGGCGTGCTCCGTCAAGTCCGCGAGCTGGGGGCGCGAGCCGTGCTCGGGAACCACGAAGACCGGCTGCTCAAGGTGCGGGATGCACGGGCGCGGGGCAAGAAGCCCCCCCATCTCGGGCCGAGCCATGCGGACGTCTACCAACGCATGTCGGCCGCCGACTGGGAAGTGCTCGACGCGATGACGCCGTACCTGGAGTTGCCAGAGCACGGTGTGCTGGTGGTCCACGCGGGCATCGACCCGCGGCTGGAACTGACCGAACAACGCCTGGACGTGCTGACCCGCATGCGCAGCTGGGAGGGAGGGCCCGCAAAGCGACAGCCCAGCGACCGTTTCCGGGAGGAATCTTGGGCGGCTAGCTACAGCGGGGACCGCCACGTGGTGTTTGGACACAACGCACGCCTCGGTCTGCAACTCCACCCTCACGCGACGGGGCTCGACTCCGCGTGTGTGTATGGTGGTCGACTCAGTGCGCTGGTGCTCGAGCCTCACGAGCGGCCGCGAACGGTGAGCGAACGCGCCTCGCAGATCGTCTCGGTTCCTGCGCTTGCTAGCTATTTCGCGGTCTGA
- a CDS encoding BamA/TamA family outer membrane protein, which produces MLRSLVAATHQQAPLVSARLRHVWRSWLRAVWVLGWVCVTLGCAKSYPAGRDVVDAVELQNAQVVDADDVLDGLATAESPRFLGIWQGVVFDYEVYDKDVLARDLKRIERYYRARGYYEAKVSAARVIPTDERHVRVEIRVEEGDPVIFKNIQIKGLEDIPVDISVEALKAVQLKQNERFDEATFEATKKGLGKALADRGYAFVEVDGKAQVDIAKHEANAIFVVKPGPLAIYGTISIQGNGDLPEDKLRNTISIKQGERYSHADLEAAQDALIALGVFATVNVRQDTTHPETRRVPITIVVQPTQLRTLRLGGGMIFDSLRLSNHLRTGWEHRNFLGGLRRFSIDAQPGVVYFPTRVPSSESPIQGPTRLLFELTVRAELSQPSFIEGRTRGILSAEFLRYPLLYEGETDDQQSNIVGFNEVRGSAALERAFWRQHFLVKPSYNIQTSFPFSYNSKQLRDGVDSVVVSFPELLFIVDFRDNALAPHNGAVFRSTVQVAGHVFGGDASDVRVRPELNLYKALSRRVVLATRTTLGFLFPSNYESRITTDVNDPAAIRDQQILLFRGFFSGGPSSNRGYPYRGVGPHGVLGFLIPNETDCMSDPLPTRCTRKRPLGGLTLWEASLEVRFDIAGDFAGALFLDGSDVTTDVASIRFDFPHLSAGPGLRYQTPVGPIRADVGYRLPFAQEIGAENPRPEEGNPGTILGLPIAIHLGLGEAF; this is translated from the coding sequence ATGCTCCGCTCCCTCGTCGCAGCCACCCACCAGCAAGCTCCGCTGGTTAGCGCGAGGCTGCGCCACGTGTGGCGTAGCTGGCTGCGCGCTGTGTGGGTGCTCGGCTGGGTGTGTGTGACCCTGGGATGCGCCAAGTCGTACCCCGCCGGGCGCGACGTGGTGGACGCCGTGGAGCTGCAAAACGCCCAGGTGGTCGACGCCGACGATGTGCTGGACGGCCTCGCGACCGCGGAGAGCCCGCGCTTTCTGGGAATTTGGCAGGGCGTCGTCTTTGACTACGAGGTCTACGACAAGGACGTTCTGGCCCGCGATCTGAAGCGGATTGAACGCTACTACCGCGCCCGTGGCTACTACGAGGCGAAGGTCAGCGCCGCGCGAGTGATCCCTACCGACGAGCGTCATGTCCGCGTGGAAATACGCGTTGAAGAGGGCGACCCAGTCATCTTCAAGAACATTCAAATCAAGGGCCTGGAGGACATCCCTGTCGACATCAGCGTCGAAGCCCTCAAGGCCGTTCAGCTCAAGCAGAACGAGCGCTTCGACGAAGCCACCTTCGAAGCCACCAAGAAGGGCCTGGGTAAGGCGCTAGCAGATCGCGGCTACGCCTTTGTCGAGGTCGACGGCAAGGCTCAGGTCGATATCGCGAAGCACGAAGCCAACGCCATCTTCGTGGTCAAGCCCGGTCCCTTGGCGATTTACGGGACAATCAGCATTCAGGGCAACGGGGACCTGCCTGAAGACAAGCTACGCAACACCATCTCCATCAAGCAAGGGGAGCGCTACTCCCACGCCGATCTCGAGGCCGCGCAAGACGCGCTGATCGCACTTGGCGTGTTCGCCACGGTGAACGTTCGCCAGGACACCACGCACCCCGAGACCCGTCGGGTGCCCATCACGATCGTCGTGCAGCCGACGCAGCTGCGGACGCTGCGGCTCGGCGGCGGCATGATCTTCGACTCGCTACGCCTGTCGAATCATCTGCGAACCGGCTGGGAGCATCGGAACTTCCTCGGAGGACTACGCCGCTTCTCCATCGATGCTCAGCCAGGCGTCGTCTACTTCCCGACGCGCGTCCCCAGCAGCGAATCGCCCATTCAGGGCCCCACGCGCCTGCTCTTCGAGCTGACCGTGCGGGCGGAGCTGAGCCAGCCGTCGTTTATCGAAGGCAGGACACGCGGCATCTTGAGTGCCGAGTTCCTGCGATATCCGCTGCTCTACGAGGGCGAGACCGATGATCAGCAATCAAACATCGTTGGCTTCAACGAGGTGCGTGGGAGCGCAGCGCTCGAGCGCGCCTTCTGGCGCCAGCATTTCTTGGTCAAGCCCTCGTACAACATCCAAACGAGCTTCCCCTTCTCCTACAACAGCAAGCAGCTGCGCGACGGCGTGGACTCCGTGGTGGTGTCATTCCCCGAGCTGCTGTTCATCGTCGACTTCAGGGACAACGCGCTGGCGCCTCACAACGGCGCGGTGTTCCGCAGCACCGTGCAGGTGGCCGGGCACGTCTTTGGCGGCGATGCGTCCGACGTACGGGTGCGGCCCGAGCTCAACCTCTACAAGGCCCTCTCTCGGCGCGTCGTTCTCGCCACACGCACCACCCTCGGGTTCCTCTTTCCATCCAACTACGAGTCGCGGATCACCACAGACGTCAATGATCCCGCAGCGATCCGCGACCAGCAAATCCTGCTGTTTCGCGGGTTCTTCTCCGGTGGACCGAGTTCCAATCGCGGCTACCCTTATCGAGGGGTTGGCCCCCACGGCGTACTGGGCTTCCTGATCCCAAACGAAACTGACTGCATGTCGGATCCGCTCCCCACCCGCTGCACGCGCAAGCGTCCCCTCGGCGGCCTGACGCTGTGGGAGGCGTCTCTCGAGGTGCGCTTCGACATCGCAGGGGACTTCGCCGGCGCGCTGTTCCTAGACGGCTCCGACGTCACCACGGACGTCGCCTCGATCCGCTTCGACTTCCCGCACCTCTCCGCGGGGCCTGGCTTGCGCTACCAGACTCCGGTTGGGCCGATCCGCGCGGATGTGGGCTATCGCCTGCCCTTCGCACAAGAAATCGGCGCCGAGAATCCGCGCCCCGAAGAGGGCAACCCGGGGACCATCCTGGGGCTGCCAATCGCCATTCACCTCGGGCTCGGCGAGGCGTTCTGA